One window from the genome of Acidimicrobiia bacterium encodes:
- the lpdA gene encoding dihydrolipoyl dehydrogenase, with translation MYDVAIIGGGPGGYAAALYAHNFGLSVALVEKDKVGGTCLHRGCIPAKSWLNTAEVFHQVAHAADHGVITSAPSLDWAKALERKGRVVDQLFTGLQGLLKKRGVEVIQGTGRLAGRGTVDVTLADGSSNRIEARNVIIGTGSVPRSIPGYDFDGERIVSSDHALDWTSRPERVAIIGAGAIGAEFASMLIDLGSQVHLFEVVDQVLPGAEPRAARLLQKSFTDKGMQVHTGVGVGAPQIVSSGVVVPFGDESVEVDVVLVAVGRAPVTSGIGLEEAGIVLDRGFVVADLETMLTGAPNVYAVGDIVAGTPQLAHAGFAEGISAITHIATGTAAPTDYRAIPLVVYTHPEVASVGLTEQQAKDAGYDVVVTDHPFAGAGRAIIKGETGMARVVVQRDGPILGATVVGSIAGETIHELMYAVGWEALPSEAAAFIHAHPTMAEAVGETLLAAAGRSLH, from the coding sequence TTGTACGACGTCGCCATCATCGGGGGTGGGCCAGGGGGCTACGCAGCCGCCCTATATGCCCACAATTTCGGGCTCTCGGTCGCTCTGGTCGAGAAGGACAAGGTCGGCGGCACTTGTCTCCACCGCGGGTGTATTCCCGCCAAGTCCTGGCTCAACACGGCCGAGGTGTTCCACCAGGTCGCCCATGCCGCCGACCACGGAGTGATCACTTCGGCTCCCAGCCTGGATTGGGCGAAGGCCCTGGAGCGGAAGGGCCGGGTGGTGGATCAACTGTTCACCGGGCTGCAGGGACTGCTCAAGAAGCGTGGAGTCGAGGTCATCCAGGGGACGGGCCGCCTCGCCGGCCGGGGAACGGTCGATGTGACCCTCGCCGATGGCTCATCGAATCGGATCGAGGCGCGCAATGTGATCATCGGAACCGGGTCGGTCCCGCGGTCGATCCCCGGCTACGACTTCGACGGCGAGCGGATCGTCAGCTCCGATCATGCGCTCGACTGGACCTCGCGGCCCGAGCGGGTCGCCATCATCGGTGCCGGGGCGATCGGGGCGGAGTTCGCCAGCATGCTCATCGACCTCGGGTCGCAGGTGCATCTATTCGAGGTGGTCGACCAGGTGCTTCCGGGAGCGGAGCCGCGGGCGGCGCGCCTCTTGCAGAAGTCGTTCACCGACAAGGGAATGCAGGTGCACACCGGGGTGGGGGTGGGGGCACCCCAGATCGTGTCCAGCGGCGTGGTCGTGCCATTCGGTGACGAGTCGGTCGAGGTGGATGTGGTGCTGGTGGCCGTCGGACGGGCTCCGGTCACCTCGGGTATCGGCCTCGAAGAGGCAGGGATCGTTCTCGACCGGGGCTTCGTGGTGGCAGATCTGGAGACGATGCTCACCGGAGCCCCCAATGTGTACGCGGTCGGTGACATCGTCGCCGGGACACCACAGCTTGCTCACGCCGGTTTCGCCGAGGGGATCTCGGCCATCACGCACATCGCCACCGGGACCGCAGCCCCCACCGACTATCGGGCGATCCCGTTGGTCGTCTACACCCACCCCGAAGTGGCGTCGGTGGGCCTCACGGAACAGCAGGCGAAGGATGCGGGTTACGACGTCGTGGTGACCGATCATCCGTTCGCCGGTGCCGGCCGGGCCATCATCAAGGGAGAGACGGGCATGGCCCGGGTGGTCGTCCAACGAGACGGGCCGATTCTGGGGGCCACCGTCGTCGGCTCGATCGCGGGGGAGACGATTCACGAGTTGATGTACGCCGTCGGGTGGGAAGCGCTGCCCTCCGAGGCGGCGGCGTTCATCCACGCGCATCCCACGATGGCGGAAGCGGTCGGCGAAACGCTGCTCGCCGCTGCCGGTAGGAGCCTGCATTGA
- a CDS encoding methylmalonyl-CoA mutase family protein: protein MNRDRWEEHYRKAAKRRDRWVTLSFEDLPAVGLPRDEPPEAIGYPGFFPYTRGIHVTGYRGKPWTIRQFAGFAGVEDTNARFRHLLEQGQHGLSVAFDMPTLMGYDSDDPISLGEVGHCGVAVDSADDMADLFAEIPLGEVSVSMTINGPAQILFAFLLVAAEEQGVSWQALRGTLQNDILKEYIAQKEWIYPPAPHLRLTTDMMEFCTIEVPQWNTISVSGYHIREAGANAHQELAFTLADGFAYVEAGMRRGMAVDDFAPRLSFFFDAHLDFFEEIAKFRASRRIWARWMRDRYGAQDERSIKLRFHTQTAGVSLTAQQPDNNVVRTAIEALAAVLGGTQSLHTNALDEVYALPTERAAEIALRTQQVIAEETGVADVIDPLGGSWFVEQMTDRMEARVEEILQHVDRMGRGSMLDGVLAGIDEGWFQGAIADSAYEFEKAVGSGERAIVGVNKYASEDHEELDILRISDEVERSQRSRVAAVRRARDEAAVTSALEGLVEGARGEANLMPLMIDAARVRATEGEIAAALKGVFGGYREPPRV from the coding sequence GTGAACCGCGATCGCTGGGAGGAGCACTACCGCAAGGCAGCGAAGCGCCGCGACCGCTGGGTCACGCTGTCGTTCGAAGACCTTCCGGCGGTCGGACTGCCTCGTGACGAGCCGCCCGAGGCGATCGGATACCCGGGCTTCTTCCCCTACACCCGGGGTATCCATGTCACCGGCTACCGGGGCAAGCCGTGGACCATTCGCCAGTTCGCCGGGTTCGCCGGAGTCGAGGACACCAATGCCCGGTTCCGTCACCTCCTCGAACAGGGCCAACACGGCCTGAGCGTCGCCTTCGACATGCCGACGCTCATGGGGTACGACAGCGATGACCCGATTTCGCTTGGCGAGGTGGGTCACTGTGGGGTCGCGGTCGACTCTGCCGACGACATGGCGGATCTGTTCGCCGAAATCCCGCTCGGCGAAGTCTCGGTGTCGATGACCATCAACGGGCCCGCCCAGATCCTCTTTGCATTCCTGCTGGTGGCGGCCGAGGAGCAGGGCGTCTCCTGGCAGGCGTTGCGCGGCACGCTGCAGAACGACATCCTCAAGGAATACATCGCGCAGAAGGAGTGGATCTACCCGCCCGCACCACACCTGCGGCTGACCACGGACATGATGGAGTTCTGCACGATCGAAGTGCCGCAGTGGAACACCATCTCGGTGAGCGGGTATCACATCCGTGAAGCCGGGGCGAACGCCCACCAGGAGCTGGCGTTCACCCTGGCCGACGGCTTCGCCTACGTCGAGGCGGGGATGCGGCGGGGGATGGCGGTGGACGACTTCGCCCCGCGCCTCTCCTTCTTCTTCGATGCCCACCTCGACTTCTTCGAGGAGATCGCCAAGTTCCGCGCATCGCGGCGCATCTGGGCGCGCTGGATGCGGGATCGATATGGCGCTCAGGATGAGCGGTCGATCAAGCTCCGGTTCCACACGCAGACGGCGGGCGTGTCGCTCACCGCCCAGCAGCCGGACAACAACGTGGTGCGAACCGCGATCGAAGCACTAGCCGCCGTCCTTGGCGGCACCCAGAGCCTGCACACCAATGCCCTCGATGAGGTCTACGCCCTGCCGACGGAGCGTGCCGCCGAGATCGCCCTCCGCACCCAGCAGGTGATCGCCGAGGAGACCGGGGTGGCCGACGTGATCGATCCCTTGGGTGGGTCGTGGTTCGTCGAGCAGATGACCGACCGGATGGAGGCGCGGGTCGAGGAGATCCTCCAGCACGTCGACCGCATGGGGCGCGGGTCGATGCTCGACGGGGTGCTCGCCGGCATCGACGAAGGCTGGTTCCAGGGTGCCATCGCCGACTCGGCCTACGAGTTCGAGAAGGCCGTTGGCTCTGGCGAGCGAGCGATAGTCGGCGTGAACAAATACGCCAGCGAGGATCACGAGGAACTGGACATCCTCCGGATCTCCGACGAAGTAGAACGTTCCCAGCGAAGTCGGGTTGCCGCCGTCCGCCGGGCACGCGACGAGGCTGCGGTCACGTCCGCCCTCGAGGGGCTCGTCGAAGGGGCCCGGGGCGAGGCGAACCTGATGCCTTTGATGATCGACGCGGCTCGGGTACGGGCGACCGAGGGCGAGATCGCCGCGGCGCTCAAGGGTGTATTCGGGGGGTATCGAGAGCCGCCGCGGGTATGA
- a CDS encoding alpha/beta fold hydrolase, which translates to MTVSFETADGLTLEGDWSNPLQAPRCAVVLCHPDPRQRGTMNAPLIKSLAGTLSDAGFAVLRFNFRGVGRSEGAHGEGVDEIADVAAAVALAVQTHPAVEVGLAGWSFGAVVALRWQAAASSTIRYAGVAPPVWFPDARGGLLPEPSGLAPARRLFVIGDRDQYTSVDDLRGYADSIGARMEVLSGSDHFFYFREAVVGKALVEHFK; encoded by the coding sequence TTGACGGTCTCGTTCGAAACCGCCGACGGGCTCACCCTCGAAGGCGACTGGTCGAATCCCCTCCAAGCACCCCGCTGCGCCGTCGTGCTGTGTCACCCTGACCCCAGGCAGCGGGGCACGATGAACGCCCCCCTCATCAAGAGCCTGGCGGGAACCCTGAGCGACGCCGGCTTCGCGGTGCTGCGGTTCAACTTCCGGGGAGTCGGACGGTCCGAGGGCGCTCACGGCGAGGGTGTCGACGAGATCGCCGACGTCGCCGCTGCTGTTGCGCTCGCAGTCCAGACGCACCCGGCGGTGGAGGTCGGGTTGGCCGGTTGGTCGTTCGGTGCCGTCGTCGCCCTGCGATGGCAGGCGGCGGCAAGCTCCACCATCCGATACGCCGGTGTTGCTCCGCCGGTGTGGTTCCCCGACGCGAGGGGCGGCCTGCTGCCCGAACCCTCCGGTCTCGCTCCGGCCAGGCGCCTGTTCGTCATCGGTGACCGCGACCAGTACACCTCGGTCGACGACCTGCGCGGATATGCCGATTCGATCGGAGCCCGCATGGAAGTGCTTTCGGGCAGCGACCACTTCTTCTACTTTCGAGAAGCGGTGGTGGGGAAGGCCCTGGTAGAGCACTTCAAATGA
- a CDS encoding disulfide oxidoreductase, which yields MPTSRGIHLSVNTVSTFLAVGAIALSLLVLGIAGLWVVARVSAGASRALQRLADSVQGYGLWLAWFMAVVATLGSLYYSEVAGFTPCEYCWYQRIAMYPLAIILGIAAFRRDRAIRIYAIPVAAAGGVISAYHYMIQHFPSLARGTCDLFAPCSAAYVWKFDFVSIPFMALVAFASIVTALALDGPSARARRSSIDEVSDSEEDS from the coding sequence GTGCCCACCTCTCGAGGTATCCACCTGTCCGTCAACACCGTTTCCACGTTTCTCGCCGTCGGGGCGATTGCACTCAGTCTCCTCGTCCTCGGCATCGCCGGCCTGTGGGTGGTGGCCCGAGTGTCCGCCGGCGCATCCCGAGCGTTGCAGCGCCTCGCGGACTCGGTACAGGGGTACGGTCTGTGGCTCGCCTGGTTCATGGCCGTCGTCGCCACTCTGGGGAGCCTCTACTACTCCGAGGTCGCCGGTTTCACGCCCTGTGAATACTGCTGGTACCAGCGGATCGCCATGTATCCCCTGGCGATCATTCTCGGCATCGCCGCGTTTCGCCGAGACCGCGCCATCCGGATCTACGCGATACCCGTCGCCGCGGCCGGTGGGGTGATCTCGGCTTACCACTACATGATCCAGCACTTCCCCAGCCTGGCCCGAGGCACATGCGACCTTTTCGCGCCATGCAGCGCGGCCTACGTGTGGAAGTTCGACTTCGTGTCGATCCCCTTCATGGCGCTGGTGGCGTTCGCCTCGATCGTCACGGCGTTGGCCCTCGATGGTCCTTCGGCCCGGGCGCGCCGATCGTCG